The genomic DNA GGTGCCCGAACACCGGCGCGATCCGGGTGCGGGACGAGTCATAAATGCCCACGGGGGTACTCCTTGCGACTGAGCCGACGGTGTCACCCGCTGTGAAGCTATCGCTCAGCATCGCCGATAGGTAGGCACCAGAACCCAGCCGGCCCCGACAACCGTCCTATCCGCCCTCCCACCAGCCGGCTTAGTCTTAGGTGTAGATGGAGCCGGTTGAAGAGCACACCACGAACGAGAGGTAGCAGCGACATGCGCGCAACCGTTATGTATGGCGCCGGGGACGTCCGGGTCGAGACCGTCCCCGACGCACGCCTCAAGGAACCGACCGACGCCCTGCTCACCGTCACCCGCGGCTGCATCTGCGGCAGCGATCTCTGGCCGTACAAGTCGATGGAACCCAGCGAGAAGGGACGCCGCATGGGGCACGAGTTCATCGGGGTGATCGAGGCCGTGGGGTCCGCGGTCCGCACCATCAGGCCGGGCGACCTGGTGGTCGCCCCGTTCGCCTGGTCCGACGGCACCTGTGAGTTCTGCCGGCAGGGGCTGCAGACCTCATGTCTGCACGGAGGATGGTGGGGCGGCACGGACCAGGATGGGGGCCAGGGTGAGGCGGTGCGGGTCCCCCAGGCGGACGGCACGCTCGTCCCGCTCCCGGTGGGGCCGGACGACGCGCTGATGCCGTCGCTGCTCACGCTGTCCGACGTGATGGGGACCGGCCACCACGCGGCCCGCGCCGCCCGGGCCGGCCCCGGCAAGATCGTGGCGGTGGTGGGCGACGGTGCGGTCGGCCTCTGCGGTGTACTCGCCGCTCGCCGGCTCGGCGCCGAGCAGATCATGCTGCTGGGCCGCCATCCCGACCGGATCGCGCTGGCGCGGGAGTTCGGCGCGACGGACATCGTGAGCGAGCGGGGCGACGAGGCAATCGAGCGGGTGCGCGAGCTGACCGGCGGTCTGGGCGCCCACGCCGTGCTCGAATGCGTGGGGTACGAAGAGTCGACGCTCACGGCGCTCAGCATCGCCCGGCCCGGCGGCGCCGTCGGGCGGGTCGGCGTGCCGCAGAGTGGGGCGATTCCGGCGGCGGTGCCGACGTTCTTCGGCAACGTCACCATCGCCGGTGGCCCGGCGCCGGCCCGCGCCTACATCGAGGAGCTGCTACCCGACGTTCTGGAAGGCAGAATCGAGCCAGGGCGCGTGTTCGATCGGACCACGAACCTCGACGGGGTGCCCGAGGGCTACCGGGCGATGGACCAGCGCGAGGCTATCAAGGTCATGATCGAGTTTTGATGCGTAACGGGTTCAGTCCTAACTCCCGGTAGAACGCATCAGTTCTGAGCGGCCGACCAAGAAAACGGCGCACCAGGGTGTCAGGTTCCTCCGTCCCCGCAGGTGCCAGAATATCATCGCGGTACGCTCGCCCCGTCCGAGGATCGAGTACGCCCGCTTTCTCAAACCTGGTGAACATGTCCTGGGCATACACCTTGGACCAAAGGTATCCGTAATAGCCGGCCTCGTACCCGGCCATGAAATGGCTGATGCTTGCCTCGGGGCGAGTGTCTCTGGGATACGGCATCGGCATGACGCTCGGCCAGAGGGCAAACCAGGCGGCCGTCGGCTCGGGAGGAGGCGAGGCGCTGTGCAGTCTCATGTCGTACAGTGCAAGGAAGACCTGAAGGCCCCACTTGTTGCCGTCATCCAGGTGCTTGAGGGCCAACATGCGTCGGATGAGCGGGAGCGGAAGTGGGGCGCCGGTGGTGACGTGGTGTGACACCCGTCGGAGAATCGCCGGCTGCCACATCCAGTTCTCCAGCATCTGCGAGGGGGCTTCAACGAAGTCCTGGAGGTAGGCGCTCGTGGTGAAATACGGGGACTGGTTGAGCACCGTGGCCATGGCGTGGCCGAACTCGTGGAAAAAGATGAGCACGTCGCCGTGGGTCAGGAGCGCAGGGTGTCCGGGCGCGGCCAGCGGCCAGTTCCCCACGATGGCCGTCCAGGGGAGCTGTCGCGAGCCATCCGCCTGCCGGAACGTCGGGAGCAGGTCGAAGTCGGCAAAATGATCGTATTTGTTCGGCCGTGGGAAGAGATCGAGGTAGAGCCGTCCCAGCGGTGCGGCGGACCCGGCCTCCGCCACCGTGAACTGGCGCACGCCGGGCGCCCAGGCACCGGCTGGCGTGACCTCACGGAACCGCACACCAAGCAGTCTGCTGTAGAGGTCCATCACCGCGGGGACGACGTGATCGACTGGGAAGTACTGCCGAACGAGGTTCTCGTCGAGCGCGTAGCGCCGGTTTCGGAGGCGCTCGAGGTAATAGAAGTAATCCCACAGCTCGAGATTCCCTGTGATCCCATCTTTTCCTGCCAGGGGCCTGAGTCGAGAAAGCTCGGCTGCCGCTTTGTGTCGGAGTAGCGGTTTCAGACGTTCCAGCAGATCCAGTACCCGCTCGGGAGACTTCGCCATCTTCGTGCTGAGCTGGTACGCTGCCCAATTCGAAAAGCCCAGCAGGTGCGAGATCGTATCGCGCACGGCCAGCGCCGTGTCGAGCCGCGCTACGTTCGAAGCACCGCCCCTATTTAAGTAGGCCCAGGCGAAGCGTTGGCGAGCCTCGCGATCCGACTCGTGTTTCAAGAACGGGAAGAACGTGCTCTCGTTGACTGGAACGGCCAGACTGTCGCCCTCACGCCGAAGCTGAGAGCGAAATTGAGGGTCGAGCCCCACGGTGTCGGAGAGTGGAATTCGGACTTGGGTCGAATCGGCGGCCAACGTAAGGTTGAAGTCGCGCTCGAGGTCGGCATGGTGCTGAAACAGGCGGACAACCGTCTTGCGAGTGGCCGAGTCCAGGGCGGCGCCGGCCTTCCGCCCCGTTTCTATGTAGAGCTTCACCAGCTGCCGATCTGCCTGTGCTCCTGACGAGGTGCCCGGTCCGGCGGAAATCTCGCTCCATGCCCGTCGGGCTAACGCATAGAGGCGAGCGTCCGCCGCTGCCTCTGCCGTGTAGCTGGACACGAGCTTGTCACATGCGGTGGAGGAATCGCGGACCGCACTGTCAGGCGAGAGCAGCATGAG from Gemmatimonadales bacterium includes the following:
- a CDS encoding zinc-dependent alcohol dehydrogenase family protein → MRATVMYGAGDVRVETVPDARLKEPTDALLTVTRGCICGSDLWPYKSMEPSEKGRRMGHEFIGVIEAVGSAVRTIRPGDLVVAPFAWSDGTCEFCRQGLQTSCLHGGWWGGTDQDGGQGEAVRVPQADGTLVPLPVGPDDALMPSLLTLSDVMGTGHHAARAARAGPGKIVAVVGDGAVGLCGVLAARRLGAEQIMLLGRHPDRIALAREFGATDIVSERGDEAIERVRELTGGLGAHAVLECVGYEESTLTALSIARPGGAVGRVGVPQSGAIPAAVPTFFGNVTIAGGPAPARAYIEELLPDVLEGRIEPGRVFDRTTNLDGVPEGYRAMDQREAIKVMIEF
- a CDS encoding M3 family metallopeptidase, giving the protein MKLYIETGRKAGAALDSATRKTVVRLFQHHADLERDFNLTLAADSTQVRIPLSDTVGLDPQFRSQLRREGDSLAVPVNESTFFPFLKHESDREARQRFAWAYLNRGGASNVARLDTALAVRDTISHLLGFSNWAAYQLSTKMAKSPERVLDLLERLKPLLRHKAAAELSRLRPLAGKDGITGNLELWDYFYYLERLRNRRYALDENLVRQYFPVDHVVPAVMDLYSRLLGVRFREVTPAGAWAPGVRQFTVAEAGSAAPLGRLYLDLFPRPNKYDHFADFDLLPTFRQADGSRQLPWTAIVGNWPLAAPGHPALLTHGDVLIFFHEFGHAMATVLNQSPYFTTSAYLQDFVEAPSQMLENWMWQPAILRRVSHHVTTGAPLPLPLIRRMLALKHLDDGNKWGLQVFLALYDMRLHSASPPPEPTAAWFALWPSVMPMPYPRDTRPEASISHFMAGYEAGYYGYLWSKVYAQDMFTRFEKAGVLDPRTGRAYRDDILAPAGTEEPDTLVRRFLGRPLRTDAFYRELGLNPLRIKTRS